In Setaria italica strain Yugu1 chromosome IX, Setaria_italica_v2.0, whole genome shotgun sequence, the genomic stretch gctgtggcagagctttgccgcctgctgcgtcaaaccgcctcgcggctcgcgcccatcatctcgccggatccccggctgcaaggctcgatgccttccggcttttccgccgcctctccacagtcgcgccgcccacgaactcgctatacgacgattcctccatcgccaaccccgactccggccgcgacagctccttttctgccttgccagaactgtgcctCGGCAGACCGCtgttccgcgctcgcccgcgcagccgcagctcgcctgtcttttcacctgttgaaacctcgcttgtagcaccgtcctccctgtcacaccaatcagaTCCGCTGCTCGACGACGCttgcctccgccaaatctcaaccccggcaaaaccgcgcctgcgccgccttgtctccagtgcccaatggccgaagactctatctccaaggttttgttccgccgcccatcgccgctcaatcgtcaccatggcagcgcactccattcttttttcttccGGTCTTCATGCTGcccgaaatctctctcttctgcgccgctataaaagggaatgccagagttccaccggagttccttcgcctttGCTGTGTCACCGCCCTACCCTGAGCACACTTGAGCAATCCGACTgaaactcttgagaagttcccttctccgctcaaacccgcttctccccaatccacccagccgtctgatcctccgcgctgtgctagagcttccttgttgcccacaagaagctccgccgccaccggagcaccgtcaacctcgccgccgcccaagccttagtgcttaagaccttccgcccaagtctgttccttcccgaccccaaagtttcacctataaaccgaaggtaagctgccgaccccttttcggttcgcccgaccccttttccgtctcacccgaccctgtctgtctgccgacccttttttcgcctcgcccgaggactcggctgtatccttttccttgacccgagggtatctgtgtaaaaaaTCGGGATTCTCTACGTTAAGTCTGAGGgcccccagcacagctattcctctagttcaagggtcagatcataagtttcttcccatccgacccgtttatcttgctctccaccagctAAAgcaaacttccccaccttttctgtagccttgctacaagtgtccgagcttaacggcaagtgttgttgaaataaccgtctaaacactaactcctgcattgcattcgtgtagagctaaatctcgctgacggcgtctacgagctacacccggtgccagaagacggagctgtagctgagctatcagtcccagaagccgaagccgtcccagctgaagaccagtcctcctcccctccgcttgaaggcaagccccggagcatgaaccccaaatttctaaacttgcgcatgccttctttctcatgtttgtgcatttacgtataggagttgtttgcaaccttagatgcatgacatagttcctttgatctgaacactagtttgttgggccgagtagttgctatacTTAAAAAGGGTATCGGTAAAAgacgagtgatttcctgtcactcgcgagttataggaattggttgttttccttctgttacaactataaggacgatggacggggcagggttttggttaactctctgtctatggaatctgttaaggcccgacagtgttggtgttcgtgatcaagtgtttgaaagtactaatctcatacctagtatgggatggggaagtctagtacctgattgaactagggcgtggcttatacccctgctatccctggaacgaggttcccatggtgcatcatgtgggtgcaagtgcggtcatagtacggtagaggccaggactgtggagcattgcatgctaagggaagtttggacctgacacgtgcctgggaatcgatggggatggccgacacaggaagcgacccttgtggtacgcggatgtcgtgagattaggttcgccatgcatggttaagaaattcgaatcgattcgtctgcctctcacagtttgagactgcttgatcgctatgctacactgagtaatgaaagagtctgatgatgacatggtcttgatgagtagcttatatacataaagttggatctatttttgcttagagtaagatgcaaatgtagactggttaatgaacttagaatctgagctaaaatattgaaattaaagacccactgtagtcgcttttagtaacaaacccctcagccaaagagccttgcatgtctagacattggtggagtagttctccaccggtcggttaagtcttgttgagcttagcagctcagccttgtttgtggctctctttcaggtgaagtcgaagctcctgagtttgctcctgttggctcttggccgccccagctccctccgggttggacggtcgagtgagatccctcctcgaacggcggggaatgggatcattgatgtcctggctggcctcaccagggacgtccgaccccgacgagtagcttccgcttgtttttaccttctgtttgtttttctttcgaacttgttaaactctgatttacaaccaagtgttaacaacttgttaatctaatggtggaccggttgtattctctggaaccactcacctttgtgtgagttttgctaactcgatcctgttaagtggttaaatcggatgaaatccgatggcacttcgagttaacttgactaaggcatgagtgtcacgtgtcaggcgacttaatcatgccttaatcaagatAATCCAAGATGAAACTCTATTAAGAGGACTTGAGTTTCATCTATACACATTCATCAACTCCTATTGATCACTTATATGGAACATTTAAATGAGATGCTAACATCTGAATTCGTGAAGCGGAACTTTGCATTGAGAAACCTAGTTTCATACATCAACTCAATCATCAATACATGACATGGCACTCTTGGAAATCACGCAACGAAACCTTGCATTGAGAACGACCTAAGTTAATTACTCTTATATTACTAATAACTCAACATGTTTATTACTTAGGATAGTGGACAAATCAAACTAATAAAAACAGTTTCATACTTACCGATTAAACTAAACTAACAAATTATGTCCTCTAAATCTAATACTACGTACACATGCTAAATTAACGGGTCATAAGGCCGGTCTCAGTGCACAATTTTATTGCACTGATATCAAGATGGGAATTAGGTAACTGTAGCAGttgagtgtcatggggatgaaactcttctcacatatgatgaaactcccaCTTCTCTCTCATCATAAAGATCTTCTCAAGTCAGcaaatttgctgatgtggcataaaATTTAATGTCCATGAAACTTTtcatgaaactcccactgagaCCGGCCTAACAGTGCACCAAAGCGCGCCatatttctagcaaattttttAGAGTATATATTTCTGGTCTTTACACCAATAAAGATATACATAAAAATATTAAGCTGCACAAATATACTgctccatccatcccaaattataggtcgtttggGTTTTCTAAATCCATATATTtcactatgcatctagacataatatatatctaggtgcatagcaaactTATGAATCAAGtcaaaatgatttataatttggaatggagggagtatcaaaTTCCTTTAAAATAATATAAGTAAATTAAGTTATAAGAATTTTTTCTTAAATAAGAGAGTATAGTTTCGGTTACAAACATTAATAAACTCCACAAACATCTGTACAGCCGTTTGGAGAAAAAGACCATTCCATTTTGCAAATAGGCACTAGGCACTAGGCACTAGTAAAACTTGTGCACATCTATCGGGGATACCCAGCTAGTTGAATCTTGGCTGCCAAGCATTTGTTTAGGAAACACTTGGCCATTCAGTAAAACTGCACAGTTTTATTAATGTAAAATTCTCCGTTATCCTCGTGCCCGGCATGTCGACCGGTAGATGCTGCCCGTGCTAACCCTAACCCTCTCACGCGCGTGCCGCCTGCTCCGCCTCTCCTCCCCCCACCCCGAGGCCAGGGTTTTGCCCGCCGCCGCAATCCGCCTatccttccccttctcctccgcatccaccaccaccgcccggatggcgtcgccgtcgccgtcgccggagtgGCCGGCCAATCGGGTCCGCAAGACGTTCGTCGACTACTTCGAGTCTAAGTCGCACACCCGTTGGCCGTCGAGCCCCGTGGTCCCCGTCGACGACCCCACGCTGCTGTTCGCCAACGCCGGGATGAACCAGTTCAAGCCGGTCTTCCTCGGCACGGCTGCCCCGGACTCGCCGCTGGGCCGGCTGCGCCGCGCCTGCAACACCCAGAAGTGCATCCGCGCCGGGGGTAAGCACAACGACCTCGACGATGTGGGGAAGGACACCTACCACCACACCTTCTTTGAGATGCTCGGGAACTGGTCCTTCGGCGACTACTTCAAGGAGGAGGCCATCGGCTGGGCCTGGGAGCTCCTCACCAAGGTACAGAACCATTCTGCTACCCCTGCTCTTCTCTCTTTCCTCTGTATATTCTGCAAATCtgattgggggggggggttgattGGATATGCTATTGGGTTGACTTCGCATAAGATTGTTAGAGGTTGCAGATTCACGAGCTGCTTGGTGAGGAAAATTGTGGCTTATGCGCCGATCTGGATCTTTTGGGTTTTTAGATGATTTCCTAGATATTTGTAACATAATGATTATGTGGTGATTGAGTTCTCTAATGGCGAAAGATTCAATTATTTTGGTCGACATGTGAGAAATTTAGCAAGGCAATATATTGATTTACCAATTTCTAGTTTTCCTGTAGGATTCCGTTGTTTCGAGTTTGAGTTCTGTCTCCACCCCTGATTTTTGTAGTGCAGGAAAGATCCTGCATTCAATGATCCTGAGCTAATGACTTCAATTTTGAAATTGGAAGGAAGAGCATGCTCAAAATGTGTTAAACTATTAACGTTTGAGGATTGATTTTATTTCAAAGAAATGACAGTGATGGTCTTGAATACTGATTGGGAAATGAAATGGCAATTCAAATGACTCTCATCCATGGTTATTCTAGACAATCTAGTTACTAGAACACATTTACTCGAACCATTTTTGTCCGAGACCTTTATATTGTGTTTTCTAACGTAGTCTTTTGATTTAAATTAACAAGATAAGAAAAAACGATGAGGAAATTTGTATGTTTATGAATGCCAAGTGGTTTGTGGTTTATAGAAGTATCAGCAACCTTCATGTATTGCCTACTGATTACTATGTCTTGAATTCACAGGTTTACAAATTGCCTACTGACAGAATTTATGCCACATACTTTGGTGGTGATGAGAAATCTGGTCTTGCTGCTGATAATGAGTCGAAGAACATATGGTTGAAATATCTACCGAAAGAAAAGGTTTTGCCTTTTGGGTGCAAGGTATGTGCATTTTCCTGGTTTGTTGGTAAAATCACTTGTTAATGTAAGAGAACTTGttagttttgttttatttttctttatttcaaaTGGTCCAGTTTTTCCATGTCACCTGTCTATTTGATTACACCTTATGGTCTGCGTATCCTTATTTTCTTATTTGATTGTGATAAACAGTTTACATGCATTTCTTGAACAGGACAACTTTTGGGAGATGGGTGACACTGGTCCTTGTGGACCCTGTACTGAAATTCATTTTGATCGTATTGGCAACCGTGATGCAGCTTCATTAGTGAACAATGATGATCCTACATGTATTGAAATATGGAACCTTGTGTTCATTCAGGTCAATATACTGTTTTTTATACCTTATGTGTACACAGTTAAAATAGTACAGAGACATTTATTATGCTGTTTTTCACATTTCATCTTTCCTTATTTATTCATTATATATATTCACACGGTGCTATTTTCAGTTTAATAGggaggcagatggtagtttaaGAACTTTGCCAGCAAAACATGTGGACACTGGGATGGGCTTTGAGCGATTAACTTCTATCCTTCAGAATAAAATGAGCAACTATGACACAGATGTATTCATGCCATTATTTGATGCTATCCACAAGGTATGTTTGCTACATGAACACTTGCATTTGCTTTTGTGCTTATGCACATCTAAATAGTTAATGACCACATGATATATATTGATAATTTGGTATGCATATAAAAATGCAGTTAGCCGGTGATGGGATTCAACCTTACTCTGGTAAAGTAGGATCTGATGATGTCGGCAAAGTTGATATGGCTTACAGAGTTGTTGCAGATCATATAAGAACTCTTTCTTTCGCTATCACTGATGGTTCTCAACCTGGTAAGTGCATCCTGTTTTTATTGATTCAGCTTTTTGGTTTGTGATAATGAATGAATGATAATTATGCTTGCCATCTGGACTAGTAACATGAAAATTACAAGACTACTGGCTTGAGCTTCCTGCATTGCATTCTTAatctgctgcagcctgcagaacCATCGTATGGATTTCTATCTGATACTTGTGCTCAGGGTTCATTATCTTGTGCAGTTCAGTTTAGGTTGGTAAAACTGAAAGTTAATACGTCTCCATGTTTCTGTTGCACCTGTAAGTTGCTTTGAGGCAAAATAAAGGTGTTACAATGGGTTGAAATTCAAGTCTATAAACAGATTTAGCTCGATATGTCTAAAATTAGGAAACCAAAATAAGTAACTGCCTGGTCTTTTTTTGGATGTACCTGTTAATTTTCTGTCTGACGGATAAACAATGTCTTTTGATGGATAAACAATGTCTTTTACAATTGTTTGGGAGATTGACTCGAGATTAAATCTTGCTGATCTGAGAAAAACTTTGTTCATCATGATCAGTTAATTACATCTTTCCTGCTCATATGTTAAGTCATTCTAGCTCAATTCACAGGCTTTGCATCACACTTACTAATTTAACATGGTATATATGTTTTTAAACGAAGGGTAATGTTGGGATGGGTAGATCATATATTCCTGGAAATGTTTGACTGCAAGTGCAAGTACACCGAATTAATATATTGGCTCATATTATGCCTCTGTTTGTGATGGAATTGACCACTTGAAGTTGGACGCACAAATGCAAAGTCTGCACATTGCAAGtgcttagggtgtgtttggttccaAGGACCATGAGGGATGGGATGGGTCGATCCCTTTTTCTAGCGTGTTTGGTTCCGGGACAAGTGGGACGGGTCTCCCTGAGGGGGAATCCGCGAGAATTGAGCGGACAGACCCGTCCCACTTGGATGGCGTCGCGCTCCGTCTCATGTGCGAGCCAACATAGGCATATTGTAGCGGGAGCAGTCGCCAAGGTGGTGAGCTCCGGCGTCGCGTGCTCCAGCTGGGAGCGAATTGGGGCGCTGAGCTCCGGTGCGCGAGTGGAGGCGCCATGGCCGAGCGAGCCGAGCTTggatctcggcggcggcggagcgaaTCGagtcggcggtggtggtggccttgAAAGGTGGAGGCGGCCACAGGCGTGTGTGCGTGGGCAAGCTCCACCAGCCACCGCGGGAGGTGCAAGCTCCGATGAGCTTTGATGTAGAtgctggagcagcagcagggatgGGAGTTGCGTTGGCATGAGACAAGGCAGGCCAAAACTGCTACCTCCTCAATCTCCTTCCTCCTCGATTCAGCCCGTCTCTCCATTGATTCATGAAGGTGAGTAATCAAATTGATTCGCAAGACATCAACGAAGATGTGGTTGTAAGTGATTGAGCTGGGATTCAACAATCATAATGAATTTCATCCAAGGGTGGCCGACAGTTTTCATGGGAGGAAAGAGAAAACAAGAGGGAACGGAGGAAGGAGATGGGAGCAGTGAGGCTGACACTTGGGTCCTGCTGGAAGGGTGGATAACGCTGTTAGAGTTCCATCCATCCTATTCGACCCAGTCCCTTCTACCAAACATAATTCTAGGATCGATCCATCCTCCTCAACCAAACATCAGATGGGACGATTCCATCCCCAAAAAATAGgacgggatcatcccatcccacgtcgtccccaaaccaaacacatgcttagtTTTCAAGTACACAATACTTGATTTTATGATGAAAGTTTGAGCGTACTCAATATGCTGTGCGATATCTGTTTATTGGTGTTTCTTGTTGGATGTATCCACCGTCTAGGTCAACCTAATTAATACCGAAGATGTTGCACACCTAAAAATGATCTGAATGCAACCTTGTAACTATTTCTCCTTTTCTTATATCTGTTTTGCATCATGGGCCTCATTTTGTACTGCAGAATGGTTCATGatatgacttttttttttaggtAATGAGGGAAGAGAATATGTTCTGAGGCGTATACTCAGACGGGCTGTTCACTTTGGTCACCAGAAGTTGAAGACAAAGCCAAAGTTTTTTAGCTCGTAAGGACAAGCACTTGATTTTGTAAAAGACTTTCCATTGCTATTTAGCGGGCATACTAAGAACATATCGTGTtacacttgagagttgagatGAATAGCAAATTAAAGTAAAATGAGTTTGGCATTAATTCTATGATGTTGGCTATATGAGTTCctccttttttatatatatgatAGTTAAATACACATTACGTTATACTTCAAATTACAGTGTTGTAGCTATGTTAGCTGTGGTATGTATCATGGTAATGCAACATATCATGGCACAGCTGCTATTTGTTGATCATTTGGATTACAGGCTAAATTATTAATACTAGACCAATAGGCAATAACTCTGCTTAGATTTAAAGAACAAAACATTTGTGTCGATTGCAATTATGACATGTGTTTTATCACTTAAGTCATATTTTTCTTGGACAGCCTTGTTAATGTTTTTGTCCAAGTGATGGGTGATGTGTTTCCTGAGGTAAAAGAGAACGAAAAGAAGATCCAGGATATAATTAGAGATGAAGAAGAAAGCTTTGAGAACACTCTAGCAAAGGTAATTTTTGTTTCCAGAAGGATTTGCTCAACTATAGCATTTGTTTAGTCAAGTTTTCCACATCATTCTTTTGCATTGGATGAATCTTTGCTCGCGGCCGATTAATGGCATCATATTGAGGGTAGTTATATAAGATAAATTCactttgtgtgtgtgtgtgtgtgtttggggGGGGGTCTATTTGCGGTtctatccttttcttctttaatATAATGATAAACAGCTCTCCTAcatgttcgagaaaaaataTGTTCTATTTGTTTTGTATGTCTGTATAAAAGTAGAGAACAAAAGCTTACAACTAAAAAAAATATCTGGTTTATTATTTCTTTGCAAGTGCCAACTTCTATTCTATTTTAACAACCTTTCCTTGGCCCTGTTAACATTTGTGATGTCGGTTGTGTTCGCAGGGGTATGAGAAATTTAAGAAAGCCGCAGATGCTGTTAAGGAGAATGGGGGGACAGTGCTTAGTGGTCAGGCAAGTGTTTTGAATTTTTGAATTCCATTGCATTACTTAATTATTTTCCCTGGAAGATGTTGGTTTTTGAATTTTGCTGCATTACTTATTTCTGTTTTCTCTGGACTGTAGAAGATATTTGTTTCTTGTTCTTAAGTTATGTGGAAGTTCGGTAAGGATCTGAGGTCAGAGGGTAGGACACTTTTTGCACTATCTTGCTACATTAGATGGTACTAAACTGTTGGGCCAACTAATGCAAAGGTGTTGATAAGTGACTGTAGCTGCACCCCAAGGGCAGGACTAGAGATCAGAGTCTGATTGTCTGAGTATATTGATATTGTTCTTGCTTGATGTTAGTGGAAAGAGATACATCTTCAATTTATATAAATGGCATGACCTGATCCTTAAGAAATCTATCTCTAGAATAAACTAAGTAACTCTCAAATTTTATATCTATAAATGACAAACCATTCCCAAGTCTCATAGGGGAAATAAATGTTTCTTGTTGCCGATGATGAAGCCTTCCTCTTAAGCCCTGTTGTGGGCCACTGTTAGTTTGGCAGATAGAGAGTAGCCACTTATGTAGTCTAAGCCATCTAAATAAGTTATTTCCTACTTGTGCTGGAAACGAATTTCAGTGTGGCTCATTGAAGTCCTTTTCCTTTACCTTCACTGTGCTGAGACTAGAAAGGAAGCCATCTTATGTTATATACTTGTCGTCAGATAAGAACTAGTTTATTCGTTTCTCCTGAATCATTAGCCCTCACTTTTCTTGGACCTTATAAACTCGTAAAAAATCCTATACTACAAACTGAACTTGATTTTATGTTCTGTACAAAAATTaatactttctccttttcttacTTTAAAAGTGATCTTACAGTTCACCCCATAACACTCGTCCCTTAGATGATATAGTATCATAAACCTTAAATTGGCAGCCTTAGTGAATTAAGAATTATGCAAGTAtacattcttttctttttggtatGCTGAACTAATTAATTTCTTCCTTCAGGATGCATTTATCCTGTGGGATACGTATGGTTATCCGATTGATTTGACTGAGGTTAGTTTCACATTTTAGCTTATTCATGTTTTGATCATAGAATCTTTATTAACTGTTTATCTTGTGTTGTTATTATTATTTTCCGTTGCATAGGTCATGGCGATCGACTATGGTCTGGCTGTCGACAAAGAGGGTTTCAGTGCTTCTATGGAAGAAGCAAGGCAAAAAGCTAGGAATGCTCGCAACAAGgttaattttcttttctaagGAGTGTAGAAATTGATCctgaaaagtttttttttggtgCTATGCCatctaaatttttttattttttttacccgATGACCATTTTTTCCTAAATATATCAAATATACTGTTGGTGTTTCATTTGATTGGGcaactttattttttatttatcttATTTAATTCACACAACACCTTGTTTTTTGTTTGTATGTCACATGTTTCTTTTGTCAGGCTGGAGGGAATTCTATTGTTATGGATGCCAATGCTACAGCACAGCTGCGCAACCAGGGGTTTGCCAGCACAGATGATAGCCCAAAGTTTATGTGGCCCAAGGTTAGATGCCACCTTAaatattgttgttattgttgcaCTTCTACTTTTCGCTGTTCCTGATTCAGTTGG encodes the following:
- the LOC101752565 gene encoding alanine--tRNA ligase encodes the protein MLPVLTLTLSRACRLLRLSSPHPEARVLPAAAIRLSFPFSSASTTTARMASPSPSPEWPANRVRKTFVDYFESKSHTRWPSSPVVPVDDPTLLFANAGMNQFKPVFLGTAAPDSPLGRLRRACNTQKCIRAGGKHNDLDDVGKDTYHHTFFEMLGNWSFGDYFKEEAIGWAWELLTKVYKLPTDRIYATYFGGDEKSGLAADNESKNIWLKYLPKEKVLPFGCKDNFWEMGDTGPCGPCTEIHFDRIGNRDAASLVNNDDPTCIEIWNLVFIQFNREADGSLRTLPAKHVDTGMGFERLTSILQNKMSNYDTDVFMPLFDAIHKLAGDGIQPYSGKVGSDDVGKVDMAYRVVADHIRTLSFAITDGSQPGNEGREYVLRRILRRAVHFGHQKLKTKPKFFSSLVNVFVQVMGDVFPEVKENEKKIQDIIRDEEESFENTLAKGYEKFKKAADAVKENGGTVLSGQDAFILWDTYGYPIDLTEVMAIDYGLAVDKEGFSASMEEARQKARNARNKAGGNSIVMDANATAQLRNQGFASTDDSPKFMWPKEHGSVVKAIYTGSAYIATASGDVDFGLVLESTSFYAEQGGQIYDTGIIEGSFGTFNVNNVQVFAGYVLHIGSFTEGSKALSVGDTVICKVDYDRRTLIAPNHTCTHMLNFALREVLGDHVDQKGSIVLPEKLRFDFSHGKPVQPEDLRKIESIVNQQIKDELDVYASEIKLADAKRINGLRAVFGEIYPDPVRVVSVGRKVEDLLADPENKEWLSISTELCGGTHISNTRDAKAFALLSEEGIAKGVRRITAVTAGCAADAMELASSIDCDISGASQLEGAMLEKKIASIKNKLDAAAIPAARKADLRGKVSKLEDQLRKAKKKMGEQNIQKAVKTAMDAAEAALFKKKPFCVTHVDVGLDTTAVREAVIKVMDQKGLPIMLFSKDEASNKAVIYAGVPPNTPNGFKVLDWLTPSIAPLKGRGGGGKNGVAQGQGSDASQLKEAMELANNIAAMKLS